ACCCGCAGGATCTCTTCCTTGTCCAGCGAACCCGGCGTGTCGACGAAGATGTGGGTGTACTTCTTGATCCGCTTGAGCTTCGACAGCAGCTCCGGGTTGTCGCTGCACTGCTCGAAGTCGAAGGGCAACGCGTCACCTGCGCGGGTTGCCCACTCGAGCATCGAGGCCTGCGGGTCGGTCGAAACTCCCAGGACTGGCGTGTCGTCAGGGGTGCCGCCCATCGTGTCGGCGACCACGGCGGCCAGATTGACGGTGACCGTGGTCTTGCCGACGCCGCCCTTTTGGTTGGCAATGACATGGACGTATGCCATGAAGAACCTCCGTGTGCTTCCCAGGCCGCCATGACGGGCCCGGTACTTCGGAATGTGTGCGCGCACAGGATGGCATGCCGGGTCGCGAAACCAGGGTGGAAACGGCGTTACCACCCGGATCGTCACCCGAACCACGGTGCTCAACGGCGCGAACGCTCTTCGAGGGCGGGATTGCCAGTGCGGTCGCCAAGGACCTGATAGCGCGGTCGGGATCGAGCGCGGCACCTTCACTTGGCTTGACGGCGTGGCGCCGAGCGGCGGCTT
The sequence above is drawn from the Amycolatopsis australiensis genome and encodes:
- a CDS encoding ParA family protein, with amino-acid sequence MTIRVVTPFPPWFRDPACHPVRAHIPKYRARHGGLGSTRRFFMAYVHVIANQKGGVGKTTVTVNLAAVVADTMGGTPDDTPVLGVSTDPQASMLEWATRAGDALPFDFEQCSDNPELLSKLKRIKKYTHIFVDTPGSLDKEEILRVVLEQADDVIIPIEPEPLAFSPAARSIEKVIKPFGKPWRVLINNWDPRDGEADLEQTKGYVAAKRFPRFNTVIRHYKLHTRASAEGMTVVQYPKNRVALEARQDFFKLALEVLGGSSDGVPKHASDGGNGVSTPAGDR